A genomic window from Syngnathus typhle isolate RoL2023-S1 ecotype Sweden unplaced genomic scaffold, RoL_Styp_1.0 HiC_scaffold_39, whole genome shotgun sequence includes:
- the LOC133147269 gene encoding uncharacterized protein LOC133147269, translating to MKNLIESIQIADCLLYILTVGVCMPTLQTLRIIFISLQIYVEKTLNVRVIRDMSMVVNNILECITIEILKERKKNVIIRCIYRTPGSSIELFTEWMEEVFSKVSCKTIFISGDFNIDLLNPNKHKLTEHFVNTIYSMNLYPKITRPTRITSHCATLIDNIFTNYILNNTISGLLVSDISDHLPVFMGFDDNYKIIQLARKQEYRRIKTEETINAFKNGLMSQNWDIICNKNNINCAYEEFLKIFKRLYDKYCPVKVNNRKLKYVNHPWITKGLQNACKEKNTIYREFIRQRTKEAENKYKQYKNKLTNIKRAARKEYYSKILNDNKNNTKEIWNIMNTVIKNGSKKIDYPKYFIIRNTEKKWLKTSIHSL from the coding sequence ATGAAGAATTTAATAGAATCAATACAGATAGCAGACTGTCTATTATACATATTAACAGTAGGAGTCTGTATGCCAACTTTACAAACATTAAGGATTATCTTCATCAGTTTACAGATCTATGTGGAAAAGACATTAAACGTCAGGGTGATACGGGATATGTCAATGGTAGTTAACAACATATTGGAATGCATAACAATTGAAATActtaaggaaagaaagaaaaatgtaatcattcGCTGTATATATCGGACACCAGGTTCTAGCATTGAACTGTTCACAgaatggatggaggaggtgttttcaaaggtcagttgcaaaacaattttcatctctggagacttcaacattgatttactcaatccaaacaagcacaaactgaccgaacactttgttaacacaatatatagcatgaacttgtatccaaaaatcactagaccaaccagaataacttctcactgtgccactcttattgataatatattcacaaattacattttaaacaaCACCATAAGTGGGTTATTAGTCAGCGACATCAGTGATCATTTGCCAGTTTTTATGGGTTTTGATGACAACTATAAAATTATCCAACTGGCCAGAAAACAGGAATACAGAAGAATTAAAACAGAAGAAACAATAAACgcatttaaaaatggtttaatgTCACAAAATTGGGATATTAtatgcaataaaaataatattaactgtGCATATGAGGAATTCTTAAAAATCTTCAAAAGGTTATATGACAAATACTGCCCTGTAAAAGTAAATAATAGGAAACTAAAGTATGTAAATCATCCCTGGATCACAAAGGGCTTACAAAATGCCTGTAAAgagaaaaatacaatttacagagaatttataagacaaagaactaaagaggcagaaaataaatataaacaatataagaataaactaactaatattaaaagagctgctagaaaagaatactatagtaaaatattaaatgataataaaaacaacaccaaagaaatatggaatataatgaatactgtaataaaaaatggctctaaaaaaattgattatcctaaatattttattatcaggAATACTGAGAAGAAGTGGCTGAAAACCTCAATACATTCTTTGTAA